In Cyprinus carpio isolate SPL01 chromosome A5, ASM1834038v1, whole genome shotgun sequence, the sequence catTGAATTTCCAGCAATGTTgtgatatatatacagtttacCATAATATGTACCTTTATACATCTTATTTAGATATCCTTACATTCATTAGAAAAACAGCATTCCAACTGCTCTGTGTCCTTCTTACCAATCTCAGGCACAGATAGAGCTACAGTCATTGCCACACAGACAAAGAATGCAGGCAGCAGGATCTGTGAGAAAATGCCCTTGGTGTTCCTCTTCGCACAGTGAAACCTTTTCACGATCAGCCCGTGAAACTGCCGGAGTTTCAGCCACCAGCCCTCAAGCTTAAGGCTGCCCTGGTGCTCCTGTATGGTCCGCTCCGGAGAGGATTCTTCATCTGGAGCACAGAGGGTATATAGTACACTGAGGGGTAGGTAAGCATCTTATCTTTATCTGTTACCTCCAGGCCTTTCAGAGATGCATTAGTCTCTGACAGACCTCTGCTTTAAACGTCCAGGTCTGGCAAAAAGCACTAGaatgcacaaaatgttctttctaAAAGCCTTAAAGctataactataaaaatagctgtttcctaGTTTGTTCCTTCACAGTCTACAAACTACCAACTGAGCTATTAATGAAGAAAAGTGTCTACAAATTTcaagtaattaaatacataataatacaaataaattattaaataattatcaatAGTAAGGTGCctcatttaataaaacattaaaaaaatatttaatacaaatgatctgtaattaacaattaattaatgtttaactGCCTAATCAGCTTtgaatgttcagttttttttttagaaatttgagAACTCTTACAGACcataataaaaactgaataaatttatcctaataacataaaatgaccaacactgaataataataataataataataataaaataataatgcattcagtttttttaataaggaaataatttatgTGAAAACGAAAGCTAAATAACGtgttaatatatgttaatgtatgtttatattaaaaaaaataataatatggtaatAATTTGTTTCTAATGATCAGTTCTAGTCACTTCTGAATGTTCAGTTTTTAGAAATCACACCGCACAATAAAACAGTTACAATgtctaatttaataaatgtgttaatatcataaaataataatttaattaatttgattaaataataataatcataatttatatgCTATTTTCCTGACCTCTGAGACTGGCTGAATCAGGGTCTTGGCCATTGTCAAATAGTGGGCAATAGTCTCCATAGAAGTCAGAATAAAGGCCCCGTTCATCCCCTCTTATTGAGCCCAGAGAAGAACCGGATTGTAGGGACGCTTGGCTTGGGCTCAGCCTGGAGCACATCATCAGGTTACTGAGCTCCACCTCTGGGCGGATCACGGCAGCAGCTGGTGCCCCCTCACACTGCGGCCCCCCTAACAGATTAGAGGGCTTCCCAGCTGATGCTCCACCAGGAGAGTCCTTCATATCTGACAGAGAAAACGAGAGGGATACATATGAAATGTGAACCATAAATAAATTTTCATGGCTTTAGATGCATCTCTACAGAATTCTTCAACAGATCTATCTGACCATCTAACCTGCATCGCTGTTCTCCTGTGATAGATCTTCTTCTGATACCTTCAGAAAGACCTCCTCCAGTGTGGTGTCCATCACACCAAAGCTGGTCAAGGCCAAGCTGTCCAAACTCTGTTCCAGAGCCTGAAGAAAATACACCCAACACATGTGCCCATCAGTGAACGCCTCATATTCAATTCCCTAAAGATTTTTACTGATATCAGATTCTGTTTTTCCAGTGttctaaaatgtttgtgtgtacCTGAAACAGCCTCTCGAAACAGCCTTTCCTGACAGCCTCAGACGGTAGGACATAAGAGAGCTCAGTGTTGGAGTCAGACACCAGCAGACAGGACGCAACGTACTGACGGATGAACTGTGTCACTCTGCTCTCTGAACATGGAGATATCGAAGAGGCGGGAGACTGGCTTGACTGATctaagaacaaacagaaacattttgttgGGTCATGGCAGATGAAACAGCAGAAGAAAAACTAGGAGATTTTTCATCTGCTCTTTTGATATTTAAAAGgaacaaacaataaaaagaggaacagaagaaccatataaaaaaaaatgatggagaTAAAACAGATACAACAAAATTTTCACAGAAAAACGACCagtattttacattgtaaaacagATACTTACCAATAGATtgagataaaaagtgataattgATTtgatatattaagaaaaaaaatcttttagtattatttatatactattatagtttttattaatatttcaaattagcttttagttttctattttcagtttccattttaattttagatacatttttagtaatagtgttaagttttttttttttttgcttttttttttttattattatttaagtttattttagttttagttaagttttatttttcagttaattttacaGCGTCAACTTATTTCAGTTGGTTGCAAAGAcgtttcaaattttcatttagtttaagtttttcatcatctaacatttagattttattcagcattatttcaatttttttttttaaatagttttagtttaataacccttgtttataatattttaatacaatatatatatatggggaaaATAGGGAATCAAATAGGGAAATAACTTGAGCTGGACTCAAACTCACAATGCCAAGATGAGACATTAATCagacattattaattaaaaatgtgcaattcCACAAATGAGAAGACACGTATCCTCACATATACCTGCGGTGTGTGAGTCACTCTGTTTCTTGACAAGTGTAAGTTTGTAGCCGTCTCCATATGTGCTCTTGAGGAACAGGGGGGAACCGCAGCACTTGAGTTTGCCATGAGAGATGATGGCAATACGGTCTCCCAGCAAATCCGCCTCATCCATGTGGTGAGTGGAGAGCAGGATGGTACgacctgctcacacacacattctagtTTTGGACTGATCATATATTTGGTAACTGATTAtccaccccaaacttttaaatagtactgTTTTTGTGATTAGTAATGATAAGATCACcttgtttatatttaagaatgAGGTCCCAGATTGCTCGGCGGGCATACGGGTCGACTCCTGCTGTGGGTTCATCCAAAATCACAGCCCGGGACCCACCTACAAATGCAATTGCCACCGACAACTTCCTCTTCATCCCCCCAGACAGAGTCTGAACCAGACTGTGACGCTTGTTGGACAATTCGAGATCCTCTATCATCCTGTGAATTCCAACACACAGGCTTTATGAACTCAAGTATGGGTGCGACTGAGAAAGTGTAAGGGCAAAATGCGAGTGTGATAACCCACTTATCCATCTCCTTTTGGATATCTTCTTCAGCCATGCCCTTCAGACGCGAGTAGAACCACAGGTGTTCCTCCACACTGAGCTTGTCAAACAGAACGTTGTGCTGGGGACACATGCCCAAATTCTGCCTGATGCGCTCCATCTCTGTGCGGATGTCATGGCCGTATATGGTGGCAGAGCCAGAGGTGGGTGGAAACAGTCCCGTGAGTATAGACCTATAAGAGATTCATTATATACTAAATGAATTTTCTGCAGGAAACATTAGTTTCATACATACATCCAATTTTACGGTTGTAGTGTGGCATTGTCAGGCAATAACAAGCACAGTATGGGTCCAGAACCACCCTAACACACACTAAGAAACACAATATCCTAACACTCACATAGTGGTTGTCTTCCCAGCCCCATTGTGTCCCAAGAAGGAGACAACCTGGTTTTCATGTAGGTTTAGGCTCAGCTTGTTTAGGGCCAGTTTGCTGCCTGTCTTGTAGACTTTGGTCAGTTTGTCTATGCATACCACCAGCGGCAAGTGACTGGGTTCTTCTTCAATTCCACGAGTTTCCTCTAAACAACAAACAGACATAAATTTAGCAACATAACATGCctaaaaatatctcaaattacattatttattcacaaaactaGCTACCTTTAACAAAGAGTTAGttagttttttaaacaaaaaggatGGATATGGAACAAAGTGTACCTGCGCGTCTGTGTTCCATAGCACAAGCTTGGTCCTCCTCCATCACACTTAGCCTGGTGCTGCCACCCCATGGCCACTCCCACGTCTCTATGCGGCCACTTCCTAACCAATAGGATTTCTGCAAGGGAAAATACCATGGCCTGGGCAGTCCGTACAttcctgagagaaaaaaaaaatatggaaaaccCAAAAGCATATACTTTAATTTTGATGCTGTGTAACATGAAATTGGGCACTGTTTGCACTGTACAATAATGACATCACTGCAGCTTACCTGGATGCACAGCCTCTATATACCAGGTCAGCACACCATATACAATGGCATCAATGGTGAGCATAACCATAGACAGCAGGAGGTTAAAGTCATCGCCCTCTACAGGTGACTGGTTGATAGTGCGCCACTGGATTCCAACTCCAGCAACTTCATACAGGGCAAAGTACTTCGATCCCAGACCGAATGCTGTGGTAGACATTAAAGACTGCACACACATGGAGGAAGAATCACTCATGAGAAATGTTTACTGAAGATCAATAGACTATCAAAATGGAACGTGAAAGGGATTCATGGGATGTCTTCATACCGCTATACACTTCTCAAAGGCAGTGATTTTGTCATGAGCCACCTCTTCTCTTATGGCCACGTACATGTATGGCACATAGCTCAGAAAGTAGATGATTCCTCCACATGCTGAAGCCAGTTTGGCTTTAGAGTACAACACAGACACTAGGAAACTTCCCAAAAAGAAAGTGGAGAGaacatttacataacattaacAACTTTTTGACTACTTTTCTTTGTtgaaaaacaatgtaaattgAATAAAGCCAGGTAGTGAGCAAGTAAAATTCGTATTATGGCTCCAGTACCAGAACATGATGGTGGCGACGGCATAGATTGTGAGGAAGAGCCAAATGATAAAGGGATCGCTGTGGAGGAGGACCTTGCCATATTTCAGTATGACAGTGAGGGCTGTCACTGAGATCGAAAGCTGCACAAAGCCTGTGATGAACCAGGCCACCCAGTGCACTGCATTATTCAAGCCCATCATCTTCATCACCTGCGGAAAAACACCTTGCATCAACCATAGCACCACTCTCGATCTCTCTGAAGTCTATCAGCAGAGGaattagtttgttttaaaagaaagttCAGTCTATTCTCTCACCTCTTTCAGTCTTTGCTCCTTCTCTGCTACGATATGCTGGATCATCATGGCCACAGAGTAGACCCAGGATATGACCATACATAGAGGCATCATGTGCTCGATAACAAACAGGAAACTGCAAATGGAAACACCTGTTACAACTCCTCACCTCCACAAGTTGATATGCAAGCACCTGTAACTACTTATCACCTACACAAAAACATCACTAGCATTAACTTcattcatcaaggatgtattaCATTGATCATAAGtaacagcaaaaacatttataatgttacacattctATTTACTTCaaaatgctgttctcttgaactttatattcttcaaaaattaaaaaaaatttaaaaactatataacggttttcacaaaaatattaagcagaacaactgtctccaacattgacaataataaggaTGTTTCTTtaacaccaaatcagtatattagaatcatttctaaaTGATAAAGTGACTGGAgcactgctgaaaattcagctttgccatcacatatttcataatattactgtattgttTACCATATTactgcagccatggtgagcataagagacttctttcaaaaacataaaaaaaaaaaaattacaaaccccACAATTTTAAGTGatgtattttgtgtatgtgtgtctgctgCCTTTAcccagtttaagtttttttttttttttaaataagcacttttgtttttacaaaatgctGACAACCTAAACCTGCAACCTGGAGATAGAATCCAATTCTAGGTAAAGTGAGTGCTTCTGATCTAGGAGAAAGTTCTTTCTGAGATACTTAGAATACCCTTTTTAAGGATACCTAAAAGTTTGCTTACAGTGGTTAGACTTCTCTTCAGCTGCTTTTTCCCCCACAGTATTGTCTCCAAACAAATGATACAAAAGGCCAAAACACCACAGATGTTTACAGTTTAAGAATTTCTAAATTGGCTTTCCTTTAATAGTAGTAACACACATTAAGGTTGTTTTTCCCTAAAATATACCCACATTTGTTTGGTCTTATAAGTTTTAGAAGCATCAGAAGCATTACAGCACAAAGTCAACTGCCCTAAGATGGGTTTATGATTGTCCTCTTTCCCCTGAAGGAGACTGACTAATGCTGCGTCATCTGCAAATTTAATGTGGAGTGGAAGCAGAGCGTTTGTGAATTTGCCTGGAGCGAGggatgcttttttttatatatatacacaggtatAAGCATCTGTGTTCTTTCTAGCTCCGAGATCATTCAGATACTACTCCATAATGTGTATAACACACACTAATGCAATGCAACTGAACATCGATTCACTGTGTCTTAAACAGTGTTTTAGACTATGAGCAGTCAGACGGAAAAAATTATGaacacaaaatgtacaaaaaagtaaAGACCAATCTCACTCGTCTCTAGTGTAGCATGGATAGGGAAACATCTGCACGTAGTTTCCAGGCTCAACAACATCATGGCCCACAAACGTGTTAATGATTGCCCGCTCAATcatatctaaaagaggaagaaacaTGGAAAATGTCAACACCCCATCAAGTAAACATGCTGAAGCTGAATTTACACACAGCAGCTTTACGCTGTGGAAAAACTTTGATCCTCTTGCCTTTTCTGAGCTCTTAAATAAGTGCAGCTTCCAGAAACGCCAAGCCAGCACTTTATTGACTGTTGCACCAAGCCATACATAAACAGATACACATTTCACCAGAATaactttcattttgaataaaacatcaaattcattttacttttccCATGCGGATTCAGTACTCTGTGGATGTTGTTTCAGAGCAGGCGATTTATTGCTTTGTCAAcagttttgtaaagaattctGCACAAATGTCAGAACTAACGCTCAGAGGTTTAGTCTACCACTTTCTAGATGAAAGCTAAATCTTTCAATGccaataaaatcaaaactttaaagTGCTCACAGCTAAAGTAGattacaaattgtatttttttgggaAAGGACAAATTCCTGCTTTTTTATCATACCTTGGATCCACACAAAACCGTAAAGGAAGTAGAATTTGCCGCCTGTGTTCGGCCCAGGGCGCCAATAAGCTCGGCGGATTTcatttgttttctctgtgaaGCTGGAGTTCTGTCGAATCTTATACATAACATGGGGTGGCAGAGATCCATCTTTATTGGTCTGGAAAATCACACCTAGAGAGAAAGCACAGATTAAACATATGGCTACTGGCTACATTTAACAAGGTATGACTAGGGGCTAAATGAATcatgaaaatgtagttttaatggGAAATGGATGGGTCAGTGTCTCAAATCTTGTTAAGAAATAGCtgagtcatatttcaccccaaaattacatgaaaaatcattcacataaaaaaattaagccTTCATTGCATTGTGATATCTTCAGGACAATTTTATCTCCCCAAATTCTCAtcacaataaatgcatatatttaaacatattttcaatgATGCTTCTcattatcacaataaatattactaaaatgtacagttataggatttttaataaaaaaaaacaaggaagaaTATGGTAAGCTCAGAGGTTCTGTAAGATATGTTTGAAGGTGCTCTTTGGCAAGGATACATTGCAATCCAAAAAACAATGATCCaatgcaaacttttaaaaaaaatccttcaactGGGCATTTCACAATAGAAAACTTTTAAACAAGAGTACCAACAGTGAACACTGAGGAAGGCACTTGCGGCTGAAACAAGTGGGTTAGCAGCCCTTTATTTTTTGTACTcactcttttaaaatgttttctattatgAAATagtctgttgtttgtgtttttttttttttttttttttttttttgtgtgtttttaagtatttatatatatatatatatatatatatatatatatatatatatatatatatatatatatatatatatattataacatagaCACATAAACGGACTATTtcgaactatatatatatatatatatatatatatatatatatatatatatatatatatatagtatatatatatgtgtgtgtgtatgtacacatAGGCAAATAATTGTATCAGTCAtaaaaaaatggcttaattacttatttcattttctaagcaaaatatacatttatatttctttgtttagATTTGGGAGGGAATTTGACAAGGTGTGTTACAatcactttttttcacaaaaacttTTATGAGATCCAGTGATAACTCACTTGCAAAGACTGAGACGTTGTCCTGGTAGGCCTGGTTCAGTGTGTAATTGACGATGCTCTCTTCATCAGGGAAACCTCTGAAGATATCCACACTGACCTGAGGCATTTAGAATAAGCTTTagtttttagataaaaaaatgttgaaattaaatgaagaacgcaattaaatgaaaaaaggaaATGATGTTTTCATGTTCATTCTAATTCCACCTCAAAACatattacaagttttttttttaaatggatatatAAGATAGGATTAGTTAAATCAAATTGTTCTCCTGACCTTTGACATGAAATTTGTCCAGCCACAAGCAGCATTATCGATGGTGTGCAGCTGCTCCAGTAGTGTGGTTGTGTTCGGCAGGGTGAAGTTCTCCTCCAGCAGACTGTTCATCAGCTCACTGTCTGAGACGTTCAGCAGTTCATGGTGCCTCTTCAGGTCTGCAATGAACTACGACATACGGACAAAACAAAAGAGATCAAGCACATGCACAACACAAAGTGCTTTTCAAACTAAAAACTCTTAAATTAGCAGCTGAAAGACAGAACATTACCTGCTGGAGCCAAATCAGGTGATTGTTCAATTTACCCTCCTCTAGGAAGGCCCTTAATTCAGCTGAGATGTTGAGCCACACACGGGCATAATGAGTCACATTCCCCACAAAAGCAAACGTCTCATTAGcctaaagagaaaacaaaaacaatctgatCAAAATCTTTATAGCTATCCCAAATGATTCTCTATTAATTGGGTACAAcctaaattaaatgaaagaatgTCCAGCACAACGTATTAGAAGGTCATTTGGATTCAAGAGTAATTAATCTGCAATTTTTTATTGAAGAACGGTTTGGGCTGCAAACCCAGTTGCTacattataagattttttttcagccTTGAAACACCTTAGACTTGTCTGGACTTACCTTTTGTATGACCTTGTCCACCTCTGAGCCAATGGGAGAGTAGAGGATTTTGGGATTTGTAGTCATGAGATGGACAAGTAATCCCAAGTTTCTTTGTTCTTTGCTGGTAAAGCCCAGGGAACTCATATTGCCCTGTTTCAGAGCTTCTGGCTCAATAATCCTGATAAAACaataaagatttaataaaaaaaaaaattgtaacacaTCGTAACACTCATATACACACCTGTTATTCCCGCAAAGAATGGGCTGAAGACCTGCCCACAACTGAACAAAGGCAGAAAACTGTGATCTAGGGTTTTCAGCCTCTGCTTCATTTCCTGCGGCTCTGTCTCCTTCCTCCACAGGGCTGTCTGTTGTGTTGAGACCCCATGTTGTTGTGTTGGAGCTCCAGGATGTGGTGTTGGTTATAGGAGGAGGCTGGTGGCCTGCACAGGCCCCTTTAGGGAGCAGTCTGGCCAGACCTGACAACAAATCCACATCCCTCAGGAGCCGTTCTACATCTGCCAGGTTCTTCAGCAGAGCGCCGAGATGGGATTGATCCAAGAGACCAGACATGTTAGACTGCTCCAGACGCAACTGAGGAAGGAGGACAGGAAAGAGTGCCATATAGAAAAAAGGGAAGAGGAGCAATACTTAATCGTAATaggtaaaaatgtacagtatcagAGTGTTTCTTCAACTAATGGGCACTTTTGGCTCTGTAGACTTATAAAGTGTCCCCTTAATAGTTTAATTTGTCCACTAATAATGTATAACTACATGGGAGaagtctttttttccttttcatttttcctGAAAGTAATGAAAATTCCTACCACGTGTGTTTAATAGCACTCTGTGACTATTTTTAATTACAGTTGAAAtgatattttaacaataataaatggaataaaatgtcttTCTAAAGCTAGTTTCACAGTGAGCATTTCTATATCCTAAAgcacactataaataaataagcactttttgcataatttaacaaaattacagcttgattggAAATAAGTACTCACAAGTAAAATCAATTatcattgatttttcttttttcagattaaTGTCTCATATTTAATCTCAAACATGCTTTTCACTGACATTGTTGTCTACCTGCTACAACAAACACACCAACTTAATGAAAAAATCACTGACATTGTTGTATAAATGATATGACAAAGTTGTTTggtatgacaaaaataaataattttcacacagaaatatgaattgttaatttctttatgtatatgtatgcatgtataggttacctttaataaaaattaaccCCTGAGACATAAAATGCAAATACCACATTGTGTCCGGttaagaagatgtgctgttcttCCATGTACCTGATCAAAGACTCTCTGTGTATCAATCTGATCTCTCAATTCTTCACTCAACTCCTTAAACATCTCGGCCCTCTGCTCTGCCTCTCCACCACAAACAGTCGTTCGATAGGCCTGTAAAActgcttgttgtttctcagggACCAATAGGATTTTGCTTATCTCACTGTTCTCTCCTTCCCCACAAGTGAGTGTTTCAAGCACTGCACCAGTCAACAGAATTCCCAAAAAAATGTAAGAAGATTTGTGAGGTGTCGTCATTAAACTGAAGATTATGATTTTTGCGGAATGaaattgcaaaaaatgtttttaacatttaaaacacttttaaaagtggAGTAATGGACCGACCTCCATCTCACGCAGAGCTTGAGGATCAAATTTTTGGCCTCCTCCACCTCCAGTGATCCCCAGCGCCTGGGACAGGACTTTGAGCAGAGCTTGACGGCGAGCAGCTTTAGTGGGGTCTCTCAATGCCTCCTGAATCAGACTACGCCAGCCTCCAAGTAACTGCTTCTGAATATGAATGAAACATTCTGATTGTTTTATAATTGCAAGGTTATAAGCAATTGCATGCCCTAATTGGAAACTATACTACTATCTATATATAGCAGGAGCGTTTTGTCCCTGTTTTGAGTAGGCCATGTCTTTGCAAAACAAATTGGCACAAGAAATTAATCAACAGTAATTTCAATTGGCCCAGCAGCATGAAATGTAACCAGAACCTAAGAATTTATGAAAATATGaacacaccccccacacacacaaaaaaaatctgccaCTGATGCATTGTGAGATCACACCTAACCATCTACGGAATCTAAACGAACAGTATTAGTTtcaatatgtaaacattttttatggcTGTCAAAATGAATATTGTATAacacatgtattattatattcaacattttccATCCATTAACCATGATAAAAATCTGATAGAATTTCAATCCGATATTTTAACCTCACAACCTCTCTCCAAAACCTCTAACACAAAGACATAACAACAAATCAGCAAACAGAGCAAATGATTTACAGGCAGAAAGCATTGCTGATACTAAAAAAAAGGGCTGGGAGACAGACAGATGATTCCTCAGGACTATCTGTCAAGTAGTAGGTACATTATGTATGTGGTATTCAAAAAAGTTGCTTACAGCAGCTCAACAAGTATGAAATATGAATGAGCTGGCACTGCATTAAGTAAAGTGTGggacaattattatattatttaattattgcagacTTGCATTAGAGTAGGTTTAGTGCTTGcactttttgtgcattttaatggagtttaagaaataaagaattagagtttgttatttttaaaccacatttacttttatatttagtcAATTAGAAGTTACTGTTATACAAaatatgaccccaaacttttgaacagtagtgtatatacacacatgcacaaggaaatgtgtgtgtttttgtcattctgtACCTCCAGGTGTACAAGCTTCTCTCCAGGATTGTGGAGTTCATGCTGTCCTTCATCTATTTCTCCTACCTTTGAGCCCACtttaggatatgtcccaaaaaTGAGATTATACACCTGAacagagtacacacacacatacacaagcacaGATTTAGAAACTCCTCtctcacacatatacagtacttaAAATAGCCGGAGAAGAGAAGAAACGAAACTCCCTCAggaaaatttacatttcattcGGAAACTCACAAGAGAATATCTCAACACTAGAGTCTACAGAAAGTTATCCCAACACATTAAAGGGTGTTACGCTGGAGCTCCTCTGTCCTAAAGCATTAGATTCTATCGCACATCCTCTCTCTCTGTTGTCATGGAGCAGAAGCATTAGTGGTGCTGCAAACCCGAGCTGAGACTCCAAAGAGGATGAAAGAGGAAGAAGGCTCAGAGGAGCATGACGCTGAGTCATGATTTGGACTTCAAAAGCACTGCTGTCTGACCTGGGTTGGAGGAAAAAGGAAGTTGAGGTGAGAAAACAGACCTCTTTCAGGTTGATGGGGGAGGAGAGCAGAAGGCTGGCGGTGTCGTTTGGCAGGGAAAGGTTTCTGATCAGGAACTGCTGGAACATCGACTGGTTCCTGAGGACACTTCCCATGGTAAAACCTGAAGCGGAGACATTCACActaatttttcatcaaaatagtttttatttgatGCAGTTGAAATatgtaaactaccattcaaatgtttgag encodes:
- the LOC109081573 gene encoding ATP-binding cassette sub-family A member 2-like isoform X4; translated protein: MGFLHQLHLLLWKNVTLKRRGPWVLAFEIFIPLVLFFILLGLRQKKPAIPVKEVSFYSAAPLTSAGIIPIMQSLCPDGQRDEFGFLQYKNSTVTQLLERISEVVEQNHLFTSDRPSLGEELESLQQHLESLSSAQGPLESHYNNSHGFTMGSVLRNQSMFQQFLIRNLSLPNDTASLLLSSPINLKEVYNLIFGTYPKVGSKVGEIDEGQHELHNPGEKLVHLEKQLLGGWRSLIQEALRDPTKAARRQALLKVLSQALGITGGGGGQKFDPQALREMEGILLTGAVLETLTCGEGENSEISKILLVPEKQQAVLQAYRTTVCGGEAEQRAEMFKELSEELRDQIDTQRVFDQLRLEQSNMSGLLDQSHLGALLKNLADVERLLRDVDLLSGLARLLPKGACAGHQPPPITNTTSWSSNTTTWGLNTTDSPVEEGDRAAGNEAEAENPRSQFSAFVQLWAGLQPILCGNNRIIEPEALKQGNMSSLGFTSKEQRNLGLLVHLMTTNPKILYSPIGSEVDKVIQKANETFAFVGNVTHYARVWLNISAELRAFLEEGKLNNHLIWLQQFIADLKRHHELLNVSDSELMNSLLEENFTLPNTTTLLEQLHTIDNAACGWTNFMSKVSVDIFRGFPDEESIVNYTLNQAYQDNVSVFASVIFQTNKDGSLPPHVMYKIRQNSSFTEKTNEIRRAYWRPGPNTGGKFYFLYGFVWIQDMIERAIINTFVGHDVVEPGNYVQMFPYPCYTRDDFLFVIEHMMPLCMVISWVYSVAMMIQHIVAEKEQRLKEVMKMMGLNNAVHWVAWFITGFVQLSISVTALTVILKYGKVLLHSDPFIIWLFLTIYAVATIMFCFLVSVLYSKAKLASACGGIIYFLSYVPYMYVAIREEVAHDKITAFEKCIASLMSTTAFGLGSKYFALYEVAGVGIQWRTINQSPVEGDDFNLLLSMVMLTIDAIVYGVLTWYIEAVHPGMYGLPRPWYFPLQKSYWLGSGRIETWEWPWGGSTRLSVMEEDQACAMEHRRAEETRGIEEEPSHLPLVVCIDKLTKVYKTGSKLALNKLSLNLHENQVVSFLGHNGAGKTTTMSILTGLFPPTSGSATIYGHDIRTEMERIRQNLGMCPQHNVLFDKLSVEEHLWFYSRLKGMAEEDIQKEMDKMIEDLELSNKRHSLVQTLSGGMKRKLSVAIAFVGGSRAVILDEPTAGVDPYARRAIWDLILKYKQGRTILLSTHHMDEADLLGDRIAIISHGKLKCCGSPLFLKSTYGDGYKLTLVKKQSDSHTADQSSQSPASSISPCSESRVTQFIRQYVASCLLVSDSNTELSYVLPSEAVRKGCFERLFQALEQSLDSLALTSFGVMDTTLEEVFLKVSEEDLSQENSDADMKDSPGGASAGKPSNLLGGPQCEGAPAAAVIRPEVELSNLMMCSRLSPSQASLQSGSSLGSIRGDERGLYSDFYGDYCPLFDNGQDPDSASLRDEESSPERTIQEHQGSLKLEGWWLKLRQFHGLIVKRFHCAKRNTKGIFSQILLPAFFVCVAMTVALSVPEIGDLPPLILSPSQYHNYTQPRGNFIPYANEDRLQYRSKLSPDASPQRIVNTLRLPSGVGATCVLKTPFNSTLDQLAQSLNPYANNSKTLAARYFDSMCLDSFTQGVPLSNFVPPPPSPAPSDDPDAHFEDGLWNYTAAPPTTVREMATSPPTLPLTIREPVRCICSMQGTGFSCPSGVGGRPPLMKVVTGDILVDITGRNVSEYLLYTSDRLRLHRYGGFTVGNIQKSVPASFGRKTPPMVRKIAVRRSSQVLYNNKGYHSMPTYLNVLNNAILRANLPSSKGNPAAYGITVTNHPMNRTSASLSLDYLLQGTDVVIAIFIIVAMSFVPASFVVFLVAEKSTKAKHLQFVSGCDPVTYWLANYIWDMLNYLVPATCCVLILFVFDLPAYTSPTNFPAVLSLFLLYGWSITPIMYPASFWFEVPSTAYVFLIVINLFIGITATVATFLLQLFEHDKDLKLVNSYLKSCFLIFPNYNLGHGLMEMAYNEYINEYYAKIGQFDKVKSPFEWDIVTRGLVAMTIEGFVGFLITILCQYNFLRKAQRMPVNCQPVEDDDVDVACERRRVLRGDADSDMLKIDNLTKVYKSRKMGRILAVDRLCLGVRPGECFGLLGVNGAGKTTTFKMLTGDESTTGGEAFIQEHSILRELLHVQQSIGYCPQFDALFDDLTAREHLELYTRLRGIPWKDEERVVQWALEKLELSKYADKPAGTYSGGNKRKLSTAIALIGYPSLIFLDEPTTGMDPKARRFLWNLILDIIKTGRSVVLTSHSMEECEALCTRLGIMVNGRFKCLGSIQHLKNRFGDGYMITVRTKTIASIKEVIRFFNRNFPEAILKERHHTKIQYQLKSENISLAQVFSKMEQVVEVLNIEDYSVSQTTLDNVFVNFAKKQSDNLEQQESSPSSAGQSPLQRLLSILRPRPTNTELSTLVSEEPEELESDDDEGLISFEEERVRLGTQAHKNYIQVDEIIQLNQLGTVCIRLITLTLITSPIGL